The genomic DNA GTTGTCGCGCCAATTCACTCTTACCAGGATGACTTGGTCTCACGTATTGCGCACTCAGAAAAACAGCTCAAAGAGATTCTGAGTTTGGAACAGACCTACACCCACAATAAAGGGCTTCTCTCAAAAGAAGCCACCGAGGCCGCGTCTGAAAACTTCACCTTGTTCTCTTTTCTCGAACAGGCCGCCGATCGAACGGGAGTACGTCAACATATTGAGTCTATGCGCCAAAGCCGTGGAGCCTTATCCGAAGGCGTTGATGAAGAAAGTGTGGATATACGGTTGTCGAAAGTCCCCCTTAACACACTGGTGACCTTTCTGTACCGAGTCGAAAAAAGTTCCAACGGTGTCTATGTGAAAACGATGACCCTCCGGCCCAATTCGACGGAAGGAATGGACGGAGATCTGACCATTTCGGCTCCTGCCAAACAGGTAACGGGCCGCTGACCGATCACACGAGCACTTCTACAACGAGCATGAGGACGGAGTATTCAGTGGAGTATACTCACCCGGCAGCATAGACATCAGCTTGCGGCGGATGCCGTCAGCATCGTAGGCCGCAGCCAAGCGTTCGAGTTCTGCAACTTCCCCTTCAAGCCAGGCTCGCATTGCCTGTTGACTCCCATGACCAAGCCAGTCGTTATCGACTTTCAGCTTCATAATTTTTTCATGCGTTGTGCTTGTCACATCTTCCCCGTGAGTAATCAGCTCCTCGTAAAGCTTCTCGCCTTCACGGAGCCCCACATAGGTAATATCAATATCTCTTCCCGGTTCTTTACCTGCAAGACGAATCAGGTCTGCAGCCATGTCGGCGATACGGACGGGACTTCCCATTTTGAGCACAAAAATATCCCCCTCTTCCTGCATGGAACCGGCCTGAAGAATAAGCTGTGCAGCTTCGGAAATGCTCATGAAGTACCGTGTGACGTCGGGATGCGTCACCGTGACGGGGCCACCTGAAGCTATTTGCTCCAGAAAAAGCGGCACCACCGAACCACTTGAACCAAGAACATTGCCGAAGCGAACGCCAAGATAGGACCCAACGGAAGGTTTCCATGCCTGAAGCAGAAGCTCCGTCATCCGCTTCGAGGCTCCCATGACACTGGACGGCCTGACGGCTTTATCCGTGGAGACAAGAACAAACGTTTTTATTTCGTACGTCGTGGCGGTTTGCAACAGCGACATTGTTGCCATGATATTATTGGAGACAGCCACCCACGGATTTTGCTCCAGCATAGGCACATGCTTATATGCCGCTGCGTGAAAAACAATATCGGGACGATGGCGCGAAAAGACTCGATCTAATATCGCCCGATCCTGCACATTGGCGAGAATAGGAACAAAGGCTTTAAACTTGTGCGTCAGGCGCAATTCGGTTTGAATCGAATAGAGATTAAATTCACTGATATCGAGCAACAAGACGCGTGCCGGATGATAGGCAATGACTTTTCGTACAAGCTCCGAACCAATGGACCCACCGCATCCCGTGACAAGAACAGTCTTGCCTGCCAGAGATTCGCGAATCTGCTCCACTTCCAGGTTGACGGGCTCACGTCCAAGCAAATCTTCAAAGTTGACATCGCGCAAACTATCTAAGTGCACACGATTCCCAACGTGCTCCGCCACTCCTGGCAATGTTTTCAGCGTGACACCGGCTTCGTCGCAAATATTGACGATTCGACGCATCTGTGTGCCGGACGCCATCGGAATGGCAACATAGACTTCATCAAGCGGTGAGTTTTCATGAATGCGTGATAAAAGCCCAATTCCACCAAGAACAGGAACACCGTGGATGGTCCGCCCCATCTTCACAGTGTCATCATCGAGAATACCAACAATATGGATACGGTGTTTGCGATTTTTCTGAATATCGCGCACCAAATGTTCTCCGGCCGTTCCAGTTCCGAGAATCACGACCTCTTTCCGGTTCCTTTTCGGCTTAATGAAAAACGGCTGCAATCGACCTTCTTCCTGATATTGCCGTTTCAAGTCAAAAAAGGTCCGCACTCCCACACGCAACCCTGCCGTAAACAAGAAACCTAAAAGGGCATCGAGCAAAAAAACGGTTCGCGAATACCCGTATCCCCACCAATACAGAGTCATCACCACGAGCATCATGGAAGCGATACACGTGGCACACAGCAGGTTCCAGATATCGTGGAGCCCCGTATAGCGCCACATGCCTCGATACGACTTGAATGCCCAATATAAGCAGAGCTTCACCGTAACGAACATCGGCACAAGAGGAAGAATTTCATCGAAATGAAAAACAAAATGTCTGAAATCAAACCGTAATGACTGCGCTAACCCCAACGCCGCAACGAACAAAATTGCGTCGACAGCCATGCGCGATACGATACGGAACGGCCCGGAAAGAAAAAACATACGCGACCAGAGTGCTCAAGTTGGTAGAGGATGGGAAGTCTTCCATGCGAACGCCATACAACTTCACCGAATTGCAAGAGAGCCGTTCTAAGCTGGCGAACGATCAAGGTCAAGAACCGTCCGATGGACTTGTCATGATAGGAGAGATTGACGTTTATGTCTTCTTTTCCTTGCTATAAGAAAACATCCTTATCCCTTCAAAGTACATACTTTTATTCAACTTTACACCGGCAATTTGTTTTCTATACCAGCATCCAATAACATTGGATGCCACTGTACTTAACGACATGAAATGTTTTTCACATTCCAACATATAAAAAACTTGTCTCAATTTATTATTTATGCTTTATTGTAGTTTAAGAGCAACTAAAAGAACCTAATCCGTCTTCGTTTTTTGCTCTGTGACTCTGCTCGTTCTGTAATTAATTTGAGGTCTTGTTAGTGCCTCTAAATGATCTGACTCCTTCTTGTAACACTAAAGGGGAAAATCAGTGATGAAGATCAATGTAAAATCAAAAGTACTATTTATAGCCGTATGTCTTTGTACAGCATTTTCAATTATTATGCTCTGGCAATTAGGAACACCTAAAACTACGACTGAGGCAACAACATGCATAATAGCCTTCATGATTTTCATCATAGCGCTCTATATAACCTTAAATAAAACAATATTTCATCCTCTTGAACATATTGTTGAGATTATGAGATTAATAGCATCTGGAGACACCGAGAGCAGAGTAAATTCACAGTACCAAGACCACCTTGACTCATTAGGGCGATACATCAATACAGCCTACGACAAAACCGATAGCACAATATTTTGGTATCAGGGAATGCTGGACTCTATCCCATGGCCAATATCCGTAACAGATAATGACATGAATTGGACTTTTATAAACAAAGCCGCCATGGATGTAACAGGGGCAAAACGTGAAGATATCATTGGAAAGCAATGTAGTAACTGGGGAGCCGACATTTGTGGAACAGATCGGTGTGGAATTGCCTGTTTAAGACGTGGACAAAAAACATCTATATTTTCACAACCTGGACTTGATATGGATTTCCAGGTCGACGCTATGTATCTCACATCAAAGGATGGCAAGCAGATTGGCCACATAGAAGTTGTCCAAGACATTACAGAAAAAAACAGAATGAGAAGAGAAGCAGAGAAAGCACTGAAAGATGGAATGCATCTTGCTGCAGATAAACTCACTTCTATTGTAGATGCGGTTTCTTCTGCAGCTGAAGAATTGTCCAATCAAGTCGACGATGCCAATGATGGTGCAGAAAAACAACGTGATCGCGCCAATGAAACAGCTACAGCCATGGAAGAAATGACTGTGACTGTTATTGAAGTAGCTAAAAATGCTTCCGATGCATCTTCAACAGCAAATCAAGCTAGAACCAAAGCGGAAGAAGGTGCAAAGATTGTTGAAAATGTAGAAGGTTTTATCAGACAAATACACGAATCAGCCCAGCAATCTGTTGAAGATATGGGAAGTCTTGACAAGAAAGCATCTGCAACTGAAAATATTTTAAATGTTATTTCCGACATTGCCGACCAAACGAACCTACTCGCCCTCAATGCTGCCATCGAAGCTGCCAGAGCTGGTGAGGCAGGAAGAGGGTTTGCTGTTGTAGCAGATGAAGTGCGTAAACTTGCCGAAAAAACAATGGCCACAACAAAAGAAGTAGGAGAAGCAATTCAAGGCATTCAGTCTGCAGCCAAAAACAACTACAACAATGTTGAGCAGTCTGTCGTCGCAATAGGAGAGGTCACTCAACTTGCGAACAAATCAAGTGAAACTTTAGTTCAAATTGTTTCTCTCGTTGAACAAACAGCTGATAAAATAACCGTTATCGCCACAGCATCAGAACAACAATCTGCAACGAGCGAAGAGATAAACAGAAGTATCGAAACTGTTCACCAAATTGCGTCAACAACAAGTGATGCAATGAATCAATCTACACATGCCATCAATGAACTTGTTATTCAGGCGCAAACCTTAAAAGAAGTCATTGATACCATGCAATCAGACAAAACGGTTACGAAGTCTTTTCCTAATGATCCATCAGCCCTTGCTTTAGAAGGACATGACCATAGTGACTAAGCCTTGAAACCCTAACGAAAGGTCATATTTGATACTCTTTACCAAGAGGAGATATTTACGATGTAAAAACTATCCCCTGACATCAATTACGTGCCAATTTGACCGGATGTCGAACTAACCTCGTTGGGGGATTAAGCAAGCAGGCATCAGAAAAAATGTAGGCTGCATGAGCACCGGCTTTCCTGTGACTCTCCACAACCCCATCCCTAAGAGACTTTATTCGCGAGAGCAAGAGCAGACGGAACTATACCTTGTACAAGATGCCTTCTCAACCCTTTCCTTGACTTTCAGAGGCTTCGTCGCCTCTCCCATTCATCGGTGAAGTACAAGTACTTCAAAGATATATAGCGAACAAGATTGGTTTCTACCACAAGAGAGAACAACAATGCTCCTCTCATTCATGCGATCAGGCGTAAGTAAATATTGTGATGTCACATCAGTGGTACCATCATGCTCCTAAAAAATGCGATATATCCTCACGATGGGAATCCCATAAAAAGCACCGAAAATTAGGCGCTGGACGTTCTGAGACCAAGGGAGTACAGAAGGTTCGCATCAATTTCGCTCCACGCGAATGAAACAATGAAGGACCTTGCGCCGACAATGGGCAACGGAAGTACAAGCATAACCCGAGGGCCATCCCCCCTGACATGAGATCTCGACTCAAATCCGCAATGGAAAGAGGCCACTCTCATCAACGGAGTTATCGTTCCGATCATCCGGGGAAATTGGGGTGCCTCCATTTTCTCCCGCGAATCTTCGGCCTCAGGCCTTATGGGCGTATGAGATTTAAATAAACCACCTTTGAGTACCGCTGGTTGTATCGCACGCACAGATGAACAGGACCCGTACATTAAAATATTGAGGCAGACAGCATCGTACGGCTGTGCATTTCAAAACTCCCCATTGCTAATACGCAAACAATTCAATACACATGCCGTCCTCAGGCTTGGATTGATGAATGCAATCCTGTGACTTTGGCAACGTACAAACTTGAGAGTTCTGCATGCCCCCTCATGATTCATGCTCCGCTTCCCCTCTTGCATTTTTTCGTTCTCTGAAGGTGCATCGCGCTTTGATTTATAATTTGATTAAACGTGATATTATCGGCCGATATCGTGGTTCTATCATGGGGATCTTGTGGTCGTTTTTCAATCCTATTTTTATGTTGTTGGTCTATACGTTTGTGTTCAGCGTGGTGTTCAAGGCTCGTTGGAATACGGAAAGTGACTCAAAAACGGAATTTGCCTTAGTGCTGTTTGCCGCTCTCATTGTTTTCAACCTCTTTGCCGAATGTATCAACCGGGCACCACGCCTCATTC from Desulfovibrio inopinatus DSM 10711 includes the following:
- the gspM gene encoding type II secretion system protein GspM, producing the protein MKQLHRTTLLYGLAGVVLILGFFEWVVAPIHSYQDDLVSRIAHSEKQLKEILSLEQTYTHNKGLLSKEATEAASENFTLFSFLEQAADRTGVRQHIESMRQSRGALSEGVDEESVDIRLSKVPLNTLVTFLYRVEKSSNGVYVKTMTLRPNSTEGMDGDLTISAPAKQVTGR
- a CDS encoding polysaccharide biosynthesis protein, with protein sequence MFFLSGPFRIVSRMAVDAILFVAALGLAQSLRFDFRHFVFHFDEILPLVPMFVTVKLCLYWAFKSYRGMWRYTGLHDIWNLLCATCIASMMLVVMTLYWWGYGYSRTVFLLDALLGFLFTAGLRVGVRTFFDLKRQYQEEGRLQPFFIKPKRNRKEVVILGTGTAGEHLVRDIQKNRKHRIHIVGILDDDTVKMGRTIHGVPVLGGIGLLSRIHENSPLDEVYVAIPMASGTQMRRIVNICDEAGVTLKTLPGVAEHVGNRVHLDSLRDVNFEDLLGREPVNLEVEQIRESLAGKTVLVTGCGGSIGSELVRKVIAYHPARVLLLDISEFNLYSIQTELRLTHKFKAFVPILANVQDRAILDRVFSRHRPDIVFHAAAYKHVPMLEQNPWVAVSNNIMATMSLLQTATTYEIKTFVLVSTDKAVRPSSVMGASKRMTELLLQAWKPSVGSYLGVRFGNVLGSSGSVVPLFLEQIASGGPVTVTHPDVTRYFMSISEAAQLILQAGSMQEEGDIFVLKMGSPVRIADMAADLIRLAGKEPGRDIDITYVGLREGEKLYEELITHGEDVTSTTHEKIMKLKVDNDWLGHGSQQAMRAWLEGEVAELERLAAAYDADGIRRKLMSMLPGEYTPLNTPSSCSL
- a CDS encoding methyl-accepting chemotaxis protein, which codes for MLDSIPWPISVTDNDMNWTFINKAAMDVTGAKREDIIGKQCSNWGADICGTDRCGIACLRRGQKTSIFSQPGLDMDFQVDAMYLTSKDGKQIGHIEVVQDITEKNRMRREAEKALKDGMHLAADKLTSIVDAVSSAAEELSNQVDDANDGAEKQRDRANETATAMEEMTVTVIEVAKNASDASSTANQARTKAEEGAKIVENVEGFIRQIHESAQQSVEDMGSLDKKASATENILNVISDIADQTNLLALNAAIEAARAGEAGRGFAVVADEVRKLAEKTMATTKEVGEAIQGIQSAAKNNYNNVEQSVVAIGEVTQLANKSSETLVQIVSLVEQTADKITVIATASEQQSATSEEINRSIETVHQIASTTSDAMNQSTHAINELVIQAQTLKEVIDTMQSDKTVTKSFPNDPSALALEGHDHSD